In one window of Microtus pennsylvanicus isolate mMicPen1 chromosome 2, mMicPen1.hap1, whole genome shotgun sequence DNA:
- the Traf6 gene encoding TNF receptor-associated factor 6: MSLLNCENSCGSSQSSSDCCAAMAASCSAAMKDDSVSGSASTGNFSSSFMEEIQGYDVEFDPPLESKYECPICLMALREPVQTPCGHRFCKACIIKSIRDAGHKCPVDNEILLENQLFPDNFAKREILSLTVKCPNKGCLQKMELRHLEDHQAHCEFALMNCPQCQRPFQKCQFNIHVIEDCPRRQVSCVNCAVSMPFEEKEIHDQTCPLANIICEYCGTILIREQMPNHYDLDCPTAPIPCTFSVFGCHEKMQRNHLARHLQENTQLHMRLLAQAVHDVNLALRTCDTSSPSRGCCPEDPNYEETIKQLESRLVRQDHQIRELTAKMETQSIYVSELKRTIRTLEDKVAEMEAQQCNGIYIWKIGNFGMHLKSQEEEKPVVIHSPGFYTGRPGYKLCMRLHLQLPTAQRCANYISLFVHTMQGDYDSHLPWPFQGTIRLTILDQSEAVIRQNHEEVMDAKPELLAFQRPTIPRNPKGFGYVTFMHLEALRQGTFVKDDTLLVRCEVSTRFDMGALRKEGFQPRSTDAGV; the protein is encoded by the exons ATGAGTCTGTTAAACTGTGAAAACAGCTGTGGGTCCAGCCAGTCGTCAAGTGACTGCTGTGCTGCCATGGCCGCCTCCTGCAGTGCTGCGATGAAAGATGACAGTGTGAGTGGGTCTGCCAGCACGGGGAACTTCTCCAGCTCCTTTATGGAGGAGATCCAGGGATACGACGTGGAGTTTGACCCACCTTTGGAGAGCAAGTATGAGTGCCCCATCTGCTTGATGGCGTTACGGGAACCAGTGCAAACACCATGTGGCCACAGGTTCTGCAAAGCCTGCATCATCAAATCTATAAG GGATGCAGGTCACAAGTGTCCAGTTGACAATGAAATACTGCTGGAAAATCAACTGTTTCCTGACAATTTTGCAAAGCGAGAGATCCTTTCCCTGACGGTAAAATGCCCAAATAAAGGCTGTTTGCAGAAGATGGAACTGAGACATCTCGAG GATCACCAAGCACATTGTGAATTTGCTCTTATGAATTGTCCCCAATGTCAACGTCCTTTCCAAAAGTGCCAGTTTAATATACATGTTATCGAGGATTGTCCCAGGAGACAGGTTTCTTGTGTAAACTGTGCTGTATCCATGCCATTTGAAGAGAAAGAG ATCCATGATCAGACTTGTCCTTTGGCGAATATCATCTGTGAATACTGTGGTACAATCCTCATCAGAGAACAG atGCCTAATCATTACGATCTGGACTGCCCAACAGCACCAATCCCTTGCACCTTCAGTGTTTTTGGTTGTCATGAGAAG ATGCAGAGAAATCACTTGGCGCGACACCTGCAAGAGAATACCCAGTTGCACATGAGACTGTTGGCCCAGGCTGTTCATGATGTAAACCTTGCTTTGCGTACATGTGATACTTCCTCTCCGTCCCGGGGATGTtgtccagaggacccaaattatGAGGAAACTATCAAACAGTTGGAAAGTCGCCTAGTAAGACAGGACCATCAAATCCGGGAACTGACTGCCAAAATGGAAACTCAGAGTATATATGTAAGCGAGCTCAAACGGACCATTCGAACCCTTGAGGACAAAGTTGCTGAAATGGAAGCACAGCAGTGTAATGGGATTTACATTTGGAAGATTGGCAACTTTGGGATGCACTTGAAATCCCAAGAAGAGGAAAAGCCTGTTGTCATTCATAGCCCAGGATTCTACACAGGCAGACCTGGGTACAAGCTGTGCATGCGCCTGCACCTTCAGTTACCCACTGCTCAGCGCTGTGCAAACTACATATCCCTGTTTGTCCACACAATGCAAGGAGATTATGACAGTCATCTCCCCTGGCCCTTCCAGGGCACCATACGCCTTACAATTCTTGATCAGTCTGAAGCAGTAATAAGGCAAAACCACGAAGAGGTCATGGATGCTAAACCAGAGCTGCTTGCCTTTCAGCGTCCCACAATCCCACGGAACCCCAAAGGTTTTGGCTACGTAACATTTATGCATCTGGAAGCCTTAAGACAGGGGACCTTCGTTAAGGATGATACGTTATTAGTGCGCTGTGAAGTCTCTACCCGCTTTGACATGGGTGCCCTTCGGAAGGAGGGTTTCCAGCCACGAAGTACTGATGCAGGAGTCTAG